The following are encoded together in the Drosophila sechellia strain sech25 chromosome 3R, ASM438219v1, whole genome shotgun sequence genome:
- the LOC6607777 gene encoding metallothionein-3, whose product MPCVGCGKDCKCTPEKCCENCKCQKPGQCGCNPSNASSSGGCCKKDGGDTAGGDAKSSCCGAKK is encoded by the exons ATGCCGTGCGTTGGTTGTGGAAAAG ATTGCAAGTGCACGCCGGAGAAGTGCTGCGAGAACTGCAAGTGCCAAAAACCCGGACAGTGTGGATGCAATCCGTCGAATGCCAGCTCCTCGGGCGGATGTTGCAAGAAGGATGGCGGCGACACGGCGGGCGGCGATGCCAAGTCAAGTTGCTGTGGCGCAAAGAAGTAG